The sequence AGATATTGTTGCCTGGTCAATGGGAAGCGGAACACCATATATTAAAGCCCATAAAATACAGTATGAGTATGAAAAAAGACACCCAAAAACCCTAGAGTATGTCCAAACAGGAGAAGCGGATAATCCTGGGGATGTGCCTGAGCTGGTGCATTTTCTTGATCCATTTGCTCAGGCTATCGGAATTGAACGCATTTATGACTACGGGAATCAACGGATGTCATGGTTATGCAACTTCTTCACCAATTGGATGGGCGATGATGGTTTCCTTTGGAAAATGAGTGGGGACCTGAGGACATTTAATCTGGCAGGAGATATAACCACTTTTGAAGGGAAGGTTGTTAAGAAATATAGAGAAAAAGATCACTGTTGTGTAGACATAGAGGCATGGGCTAAAAATCAAAGAGATCAATGGTCAATTACACCGCATATTTCAACAGTTATTTTACCATCGAAAGAGCACGGACCGGTTGTCTATCCTGACCCTGCCCCTGAAATTGAAGAGGAGGTAAAGCGTGCCAGACCCCTCAGTGATTTGATAAAGGAAGGACTGATTTGATCTGACTGTCTTTTTGGAAACCAAGCTTTAATTTTTCAAAAATTTCTGTGAAGCTTTAGGCATAGACAATCTCAGTAGCAGAGGGATCAATCAGATCGGCAACTTGGAATAGAGGAAGAAAAGAGGGACATAGAGAGAAGAAGGGGCTCCCCCATATTTTTCAGAAATGTCAATTAACATATGATGAAAAATATAGGGGGTTCCCCATTGAGAATTATACCCTTATTGAATCTACAGAGAAGATGCTACATAATCATCTCTCTTTCTACCACGAGAACCCTGTCTGCGACATAAGTGGCATCTATCATCACTGCACATTTGACATGAGTAACAGTCTTTGCAATCATACTTTTTTATATATCCTGATTTTTCATCCGGGACATAAATTTTCCCCTTAAGACCAGGAATTTCAATAAAAGCCATCTCAATTTTATCTCTTTGCATCCCTGGGAACATCGATCCCTTCTTTCCTTAGCATATCCAGAGGCGATACAGGTTCTGAATCGTGTAAACGAATAAAGTTCTCCCTTAAAACCTTTCTTTGCGTCTCTTCACTCCAGCCAAATCCTTTAAGTTGTTTAAAAGCCTTAAACCATGATTGCATTCCTACAAAGGGATAATCTGTTCCGAAAAGAATCTTTGGCTGATAGAATGGGGTGTTAGTAGATGCTACAAGGCTTTGGGGGTATATCCTTGGAGAAGCACCTGATATGTCCAGATAGACATTGGGATGCCTGAATGCCAGTGACATTGCCTGATCATGCCATCCCCCGACACCGTAATGGAGGAGTACCAGTTTTAAGGTGGGAAAATCCACAGCTACGTCATCATAACAGAGGGGCATCATGTATTTGATCTTTGTGAAATACATCCCTGTTGTTCCACAGTGGCTCTGGACAGGGATATTATACTCGACGCACTTTTCATAGATTGGGTAGAAACGCTTCTCGTCATTAGGGTATGTTCTCACAGCAGCCGGATGGAACTTCATGCCTTTTAACCCCAGCTCTTTTATACACCTTTCAGTCTCCTCTACGGCGTCCTCTCTTCTGGGGTCCACCGAACCATACCCTATGAACCTGTCGGGATACTGTGACACTAATTTAGCAACCTTGTCATTGCTTAACATTGATTCTTTAAATGCCCAATGATCTGACTTTGAAGTGTCTAAGCTCATTATTAAAGCCTTTTCCACATTGGCCTTGTTCATATCTTTTATCATATCGTCCAGACCTTTTGGGATAACTTCTTCCTTGAGTCTGAAATGTCTTGCAGCCATGAAAAGACCAGGATTCCTTTTCAGATCATCCCGAAACATAGGATGGGCATGATTGTCTATGGCAGGTACAGGCGAAAATCCGGCATTTTCTGTCTGAACCTTTTCGATCTCTTTTTCACACTCGGTGGCTTTGCTATTGTCTTTAGCTTCTTTTAAGAATTCCAGCGCCTGTTTGAATATCCTCTCTGCATCCATGTAGTATCTGGCATTCAATGCAGACCTTGCCTCCTCATACAGCTTTTCTACTTTTTCCTGTACTTCATTTTTAGAATTTTTTGCCATTTCAAAACCTCCTTTTATTTTTATTAGAATATGCAAATATGCGTCTCAGCCGGAAGCCTCGTGCTTATATAAGACACCTTGAGAGAAAAGGATGACTGTAGGCAAGAAGAGAACTCCTGGGCAATAAACAGAGAAAGGTTATTTCAGTAAAGGGCCCTCTTCAAGAGATGCTCCCATTCTTCATCAACGTTCTTCTGTATAAAGGCTATTTCTTGCTCTGCCAGATGGGCAAACCTTTCCTGAAGCTTCAGATACTCTTCTACCGGCAGGTTCTTCGGTTCCATGTTTATATGGAACGTGAAGCCATTTTCTACTTCGTAAAGGGGGAATACCTTTGTATGAACAGCAAGCCTCGCTATCTTAATGGAGAGGCTTGCTTCGCTCTTCCATCCGGTAGGGCATGGGGAAAATACATGAATGAACCTGGTTCCGGATATCCCCTTTGCCTTTGTTACCTTTGCTATGAGGTCATCAGGGTAGCCGATAGAGGCAGTAGCGGCATACGGTATTTCGTGGGCGGCTATAATCTCTAGAATCCTCTTTTTGGGTCTGTCCTTGGGGTGTCTCACCGGAGTGGTTGTTGTCCATGCCCCGTAAGGGGTAGCTGAACTTCGTTGAATCCCTGTATTCATATATGCTTCATTATCGTAACATACATAGATGAAATCCTCATTTCTCTCAGCGGCTCCTGATAGTGCCTGCAATCCTATGTCAAAAGTTGCCCCATCCCCGGCGAATGCCAATACCGTGGTTTCGGTATCACCCTGAACTTCTAGGGCTGCTTTAATCCCTGAAGCAACTGACGCAGCCGTTTCAAAGGCAGTATGAAAAAGAGGTACTTTTACCGATGAATAGGGGAAAACCCCGTCTATAACAGACCAGCACGAGGCAGGGAGTACGATAATAGTCTCTTTCCCCAAGCCCTTCAAAACATACCGCATAGCCAGGGTGGCTCCACAACCAGGGCACGCCATATGCCCCGGGCTTATATACTCTTCCTGGGATACTACCAGACTCATAACTTCCCTCTTATCCAAATGCTTTCTTCTGGAGGTGTATTTCTTTCAAGGGCATCACAGATGATATTGGTAATGACTTGAGGAGTTACATCCATACCCCCGAGTCCCGTGATATAACTGAAGATAAAGGGTTTTGAACTCTGGCTGTACAGGGCAGATTTTATCTCCTGGGCAAATATTCCACC comes from Thermodesulfobacteriota bacterium and encodes:
- a CDS encoding amidohydrolase family protein → MAKNSKNEVQEKVEKLYEEARSALNARYYMDAERIFKQALEFLKEAKDNSKATECEKEIEKVQTENAGFSPVPAIDNHAHPMFRDDLKRNPGLFMAARHFRLKEEVIPKGLDDMIKDMNKANVEKALIMSLDTSKSDHWAFKESMLSNDKVAKLVSQYPDRFIGYGSVDPRREDAVEETERCIKELGLKGMKFHPAAVRTYPNDEKRFYPIYEKCVEYNIPVQSHCGTTGMYFTKIKYMMPLCYDDVAVDFPTLKLVLLHYGVGGWHDQAMSLAFRHPNVYLDISGASPRIYPQSLVASTNTPFYQPKILFGTDYPFVGMQSWFKAFKQLKGFGWSEETQRKVLRENFIRLHDSEPVSPLDMLRKEGIDVPRDAKR
- a CDS encoding 3-methyl-2-oxobutanoate dehydrogenase subunit beta translates to MSLVVSQEEYISPGHMACPGCGATLAMRYVLKGLGKETIIVLPASCWSVIDGVFPYSSVKVPLFHTAFETAASVASGIKAALEVQGDTETTVLAFAGDGATFDIGLQALSGAAERNEDFIYVCYDNEAYMNTGIQRSSATPYGAWTTTTPVRHPKDRPKKRILEIIAAHEIPYAATASIGYPDDLIAKVTKAKGISGTRFIHVFSPCPTGWKSEASLSIKIARLAVHTKVFPLYEVENGFTFHINMEPKNLPVEEYLKLQERFAHLAEQEIAFIQKNVDEEWEHLLKRALY